One Nicotiana sylvestris chromosome 12, ASM39365v2, whole genome shotgun sequence genomic window carries:
- the LOC138882808 gene encoding uncharacterized protein: protein MFFDGAANFKGEGIGVVLVSETGQHHLVSVKLKFSCTNNMAEYEACILGLNLAIDMNIKELLIFTKIEFKNVLRNQNEFADAHATLSSMIQHPDKNFIDLVPVRIHNQPAYCAQVEGEMDGNPWFHDIKEYLAKGEYPEHSNHTQKRTL, encoded by the exons atgttcttcgacggggctgcaaatttcaaaggtgagggtattggagttgttttggtgtcAGAGACAGGTCAACATCATCTGGTATCCGTGAAACTCAAGTtttcgtgcaccaacaatatggcagaatatgaggcttgcatcttgGGGCTTAatttggccattgacatgaatatcAAGGAATTGCTG ATATTCACAAAGATTGAATTCAAAAATGTTCTGAGAAACCAAAATGAGTTCGCAGATGCACATGCCACTTTGTCCTCCATGATACAGCACccggacaagaatttcatcgatcttgttccagtaagaatccataatcagccagcttattgcgcTCAAGTTGAAGGAGAAATGGATGGGAatccgtggttccatgatatcaaggaatacttggcaaaaggagaatacccggagcattcaaatcatactcagaaacgcacactctgA